The Mammaliicoccus sciuri genome window below encodes:
- the bshA gene encoding N-acetyl-alpha-D-glucosaminyl L-malate synthase BshA gives MKIGITCYPSMGGSGIVATELGLEMAKRGHEIHFITSNMPFRMREPVPNVTFHQVDVNQYSVFQYPPYDITLSAKIADVINDYDLDILHMHYAVPHAICGILARQISGKDVKIMTTLHGTDITVLGYDTSLQSAIRFGIEKSDVVTSVSDSLKKETYDIIEPDKEIKTIYNFVQEESFPQIYNTDLRSRYGIEEDEKVITFVSNFRKVKRVPDVVDTFYKINKQIKSKLLLIGDGPELQVAREQIKQLNIEDQVLFLGKQDEVNIFYQMSDLTLLLSEKESFGLVLLEAMLTGVVPIGTNAGGIKEVIKNGETGYTVDVGDTDKASEYAVKLLTDSELYRKMQNAMIQDVRERFSSKVIADQYESCYNDMLGE, from the coding sequence ATGAAAATCGGTATAACTTGTTATCCATCAATGGGGGGCTCAGGTATTGTTGCAACTGAGCTTGGTTTGGAAATGGCGAAAAGAGGTCATGAGATTCACTTTATTACTTCTAATATGCCTTTTAGAATGAGAGAGCCTGTTCCAAACGTAACATTTCATCAAGTTGACGTAAATCAATATTCTGTATTCCAATATCCACCATATGATATTACATTAAGTGCTAAAATTGCAGATGTCATTAACGATTACGACTTGGATATATTACATATGCACTACGCAGTACCGCATGCAATTTGTGGTATTTTAGCGCGTCAAATATCCGGAAAAGATGTCAAAATCATGACGACTTTGCATGGAACAGATATTACAGTATTAGGTTATGATACGTCATTACAAAGTGCTATTCGATTCGGAATTGAAAAGAGTGACGTTGTAACAAGTGTCAGTGATAGTCTTAAAAAAGAAACATATGACATTATAGAACCTGATAAGGAAATCAAAACAATATACAATTTTGTACAGGAAGAAAGTTTCCCACAAATTTATAATACGGATTTAAGAAGCCGATATGGCATAGAAGAAGATGAAAAAGTCATCACGTTTGTATCAAATTTTAGAAAAGTTAAGCGCGTGCCAGATGTCGTAGATACATTCTACAAAATTAACAAACAAATTAAATCTAAATTATTACTCATCGGTGATGGCCCAGAGTTACAAGTGGCAAGAGAACAAATTAAACAGCTTAATATAGAAGACCAAGTTCTATTTTTAGGTAAACAAGATGAAGTAAATATCTTCTATCAAATGTCTGATTTAACGTTGTTACTAAGTGAAAAAGAAAGCTTTGGACTTGTATTGCTTGAAGCTATGCTTACAGGTGTCGTGCCGATTGGTACAAATGCAGGTGGTATTAAAGAAGTCATTAAAAACGGTGAAACGGGTTATACGGTTGATGTCGGTGATACAGATAAAGCGAGTGAATATGCGGTTAAATTATTAACAGATTCAGAACTTTATCGCAAAATGCAAAACGCTATGATTCAAGATGTACGTGAAAGATTCTCATCTAAAGTGATTGCTGATCAGTACGAATCTTGCTACAACGATATGTTAGGAGAATAA
- a CDS encoding CCA tRNA nucleotidyltransferase: protein MHEYQVFEDAKWIIETLERNGHQAYFVGGSVRDYLMDKEISDVDITTSALPDEVEQLFDKTLPIGKEHGTMIVMGENQQFEVTTFRKDGDYVDHRRPTSVQFVTDLYEDVARRDFTMNAIAMDKSYQLHDYFNGLNDIQSKIIKAVGTPIDRMEEDALRIMRGVRFQAQTGFALDHDTKDAMHQTAHSLNAIAIERIVVELKKMIQGQYIHDTKKTAHELEIFKYIPFFKEINQTSIFMPEHAHFNLWVAALCYLYELDLTNLNSLKISNQEKRDISSYVQLLITLSENNISKQDMIRLVYTYHRDKMKEIIHFISEHNTELNISIHPTIMNDRVIDEIYDKLPIYDKSELQINGQILMVTFNKKGGPWIKDILNKVEQAVINHKVDNTENDLIEWVRENVKI from the coding sequence ATGCATGAATATCAAGTATTTGAAGATGCGAAATGGATAATTGAAACACTTGAACGTAATGGGCATCAAGCATATTTTGTCGGTGGTTCAGTAAGAGACTATTTAATGGACAAAGAAATTTCAGACGTTGATATCACAACAAGTGCTTTACCAGATGAAGTTGAACAATTATTTGACAAGACTTTACCAATAGGCAAAGAGCACGGCACGATGATTGTAATGGGTGAAAATCAACAGTTTGAAGTTACAACATTTAGAAAAGATGGGGATTATGTTGATCATAGAAGACCTACATCTGTTCAGTTTGTAACGGATTTATATGAAGATGTAGCAAGAAGAGATTTTACAATGAATGCTATCGCAATGGATAAGTCGTATCAACTCCATGATTATTTCAACGGATTAAACGATATACAATCCAAAATTATAAAAGCTGTCGGAACACCTATTGATCGCATGGAAGAAGACGCATTGCGTATTATGAGAGGTGTAAGATTCCAAGCTCAGACAGGCTTTGCACTTGATCACGATACTAAAGACGCCATGCATCAAACAGCACATTCTTTAAATGCTATTGCAATTGAAAGAATAGTTGTTGAACTAAAAAAAATGATTCAAGGTCAATATATTCATGATACAAAAAAGACTGCTCATGAACTAGAAATATTTAAATATATTCCATTTTTCAAAGAAATCAACCAAACAAGTATCTTCATGCCAGAACATGCCCATTTCAATTTATGGGTGGCTGCATTATGTTATTTATACGAATTAGATTTAACAAACTTGAACAGTTTGAAAATCAGTAATCAAGAAAAGCGCGATATCTCATCATACGTTCAATTATTGATAACACTTTCTGAAAATAATATTTCAAAGCAAGATATGATTCGTCTCGTTTATACGTATCATCGTGATAAAATGAAAGAAATCATACACTTTATTTCCGAGCATAATACAGAACTGAATATCTCTATACATCCCACAATTATGAATGACCGTGTAATTGATGAAATATATGATAAACTACCTATATATGATAAATCAGAATTACAAATTAACGGTCAAATATTGATGGTTACATTTAATAAAAAAGGTGGACCATGGATAAAAGATATTTTAAATAAAGTTGAACAGGCTGTTATTAACCATAAAGTGGATAACACAGAAAATGATTTAATAGAATGGGTGCGAGAGAATGTCAAAATATAA
- a CDS encoding nucleotide pyrophosphohydrolase — translation MDMKEMQHEVDQYISQFKAGYFSPLANLARLTEEVGELAREINHSHGEKKKKPTEEDNTIEAELGDNLFVLICLANSLDIDLNKSFQDTMNKFNVRDKDRFERK, via the coding sequence ATGGACATGAAAGAGATGCAACATGAAGTTGATCAATATATTTCTCAGTTTAAAGCAGGTTATTTTTCGCCTTTAGCAAATTTAGCGAGATTAACAGAAGAAGTTGGAGAACTAGCTAGAGAAATTAATCATAGTCATGGTGAAAAGAAAAAGAAACCAACAGAAGAAGACAATACAATTGAAGCTGAATTAGGAGATAATTTATTCGTCTTAATTTGTTTAGCAAATTCTTTAGATATAGATTTAAATAAAAGTTTCCAAGATACAATGAATAAATTCAATGTAAGAGATAAAGATAGATTTGAACGTAAATAA
- a CDS encoding DUF1405 domain-containing protein gives MEFWRYVMGQKSILITLFIANLLGTIYGYIWYGSQLLDSKWYFWPFIPDSPTATLFLVIAIAAIYFNKHLGLFECLAFITLIKYGVWAVVMNIFVMIHYDQLVPMAIMLMTSHGIMAIQALMFYPLFNIKKWHIIVTMIWVFHNDVIDYVYHQYPVYSMLSQYEAHIGYFAFWLSVIAFLLLLYFQKNIKLRSKYLT, from the coding sequence ATGGAATTTTGGAGATATGTAATGGGGCAGAAATCTATTCTCATTACGCTATTTATCGCAAATCTTCTCGGCACCATTTATGGATACATATGGTATGGCAGTCAATTACTTGATAGCAAATGGTACTTTTGGCCATTTATACCCGACAGTCCAACAGCAACATTATTCTTAGTGATTGCGATAGCAGCAATCTATTTCAATAAACATTTAGGTTTGTTTGAATGTTTAGCATTTATTACATTAATTAAATATGGTGTATGGGCGGTTGTTATGAATATATTTGTAATGATTCATTACGATCAACTTGTTCCAATGGCAATTATGCTGATGACTTCACACGGCATTATGGCTATTCAAGCATTGATGTTTTATCCTTTATTCAACATTAAAAAGTGGCATATTATTGTAACAATGATTTGGGTATTTCATAATGATGTTATTGATTATGTGTATCATCAATATCCCGTTTATAGTATGTTAAGTCAGTATGAGGCACATATAGGATACTTTGCTTTTTGGCTAAGCGTTATCGCTTTTCTGTTATTACTATATTTCCAAAAAAACATCAAATTACGTTCAAAATATTTGACGTAA
- the qcrB gene encoding menaquinol-cytochrome c reductase cytochrome b subunit — protein sequence MIDKIYDWVDDRLDITPIWRDIADHEVPEHVNPAYHFSAFVYCFGGLTFFITVIQVLSGMFLTMYYVPDIVNAWKSVYYLQHDVAAGVIVRGMHHWGASLVVVMMFLHTLRVFFTGSYKQPRELNWVVGVLIFFVMLGLSFTGYLLPWDMKALFATKVGLQIAESVPIIGPWVKTLLAGDAEIVGAQTLTRFFAIHVFFLPAALFALLAAHFIMIRKQGISGPL from the coding sequence ATGATAGATAAAATCTATGATTGGGTCGATGACAGACTTGATATTACACCAATTTGGCGAGATATTGCTGATCATGAGGTGCCAGAGCATGTTAACCCTGCTTATCACTTTTCAGCTTTCGTTTATTGTTTTGGTGGTCTAACGTTTTTCATTACAGTAATACAAGTTTTATCAGGTATGTTTTTAACGATGTACTATGTTCCAGATATCGTTAATGCATGGAAATCAGTTTACTATCTACAACACGATGTAGCTGCTGGTGTTATCGTACGTGGTATGCACCATTGGGGAGCAAGTTTAGTAGTAGTAATGATGTTTTTACATACACTTCGTGTATTCTTTACAGGATCTTATAAACAACCTAGAGAATTAAACTGGGTTGTCGGTGTATTAATATTCTTCGTAATGCTTGGATTAAGTTTTACTGGTTATTTATTACCATGGGATATGAAAGCACTATTCGCAACAAAAGTAGGTTTACAAATTGCAGAATCTGTTCCTATCATTGGGCCGTGGGTTAAGACATTACTAGCAGGGGATGCAGAGATAGTTGGTGCACAAACTCTAACTCGTTTCTTTGCGATACATGTATTCTTCCTACCAGCTGCACTATTCGCGTTATTAGCAGCACACTTTATAATGATCAGAAAACAAGGTATTTCAGGTCCACTATAA
- a CDS encoding menaquinol-cytochrome c reductase cytochrome b/c subunit has translation MHRGKGMKFVGDSRIKSYDKPKLNRDYSEFPGRTESFWPDFLLKEWMTGAVFLIAYLCLTVAHPSPLERVADPSDTGYTPLPDWYFLFLYQILKYSFASGPYNTFGAIILPGIAFGALLLAPWLDRGPERKWTKRPFASGFMLIAIAILFYTTWESSYYHDWKQQAKQGEIVFSNLDKSDPVYTDIIKSNCTSCHGGELTGGQGPNLVESKLPKDGVKGFLENGAGKMPSFKDTLSKDEIDKVAKYVADLHETDANGKELKK, from the coding sequence ATGCATCGCGGTAAAGGGATGAAGTTTGTTGGTGATTCAAGAATAAAGTCATACGACAAACCGAAATTAAATCGAGATTATTCAGAATTTCCAGGTCGTACAGAAAGTTTCTGGCCTGACTTTCTACTAAAAGAATGGATGACTGGTGCGGTATTCTTAATCGCGTACTTATGTTTAACAGTCGCTCATCCATCGCCACTTGAACGTGTGGCAGATCCATCTGATACTGGTTACACACCATTACCAGACTGGTATTTCTTATTCTTATATCAAATACTTAAATATTCATTCGCATCTGGTCCTTATAACACATTCGGAGCAATTATCTTACCAGGTATCGCATTCGGTGCTTTATTATTAGCACCTTGGTTAGATAGAGGCCCTGAACGTAAATGGACAAAGAGACCATTTGCTTCTGGATTTATGTTAATCGCAATTGCAATCTTATTCTATACAACATGGGAATCAAGTTATTACCATGATTGGAAACAACAAGCAAAACAAGGTGAAATCGTCTTCTCTAACTTAGACAAGTCAGACCCAGTTTATACTGACATCATCAAGTCAAACTGTACAAGTTGTCACGGTGGTGAGTTAACGGGTGGACAAGGTCCAAACTTAGTTGAATCGAAATTACCTAAAGATGGCGTTAAAGGATTCTTAGAAAATGGTGCAGGTAAAATGCCTAGCTTTAAAGATACGCTTTCTAAAGATGAAATCGACAAAGTTGCTAAATACGTTGCAGATTTACATGAAACAGATGCAAACGGTAAAGAATTGAAAAAATAA
- a CDS encoding zinc metallopeptidase produces the protein MIVPMYFQFRVKSTYNKYSRVRSTSGKTGKQVAEEILAANGIHDVEVLQGEGFLSDHFDPTKKRVVLSPANYQQPSVAGTAIAAHEVGHAIQHAQGYGFLKFRSALLPLANLGSSLSYIIILAGIVLTAMSSTFGTTLLWVGIVFMSFAVLFSIITLPVEFDASKRAMRQIEKLNIVNQQEYRHAKKVLSAAAMTYVAATAVAVAELARFILMARNN, from the coding sequence ATGATTGTCCCTATGTACTTCCAATTTAGAGTAAAATCAACATACAATAAATACTCAAGAGTACGTTCAACAAGTGGGAAGACGGGTAAACAAGTTGCAGAAGAAATTTTAGCTGCAAATGGAATTCATGATGTAGAAGTGTTACAAGGCGAAGGTTTCTTATCAGATCATTTTGATCCAACTAAGAAACGTGTTGTATTATCACCTGCAAACTATCAACAACCAAGTGTTGCGGGTACAGCAATTGCAGCACATGAAGTAGGACATGCTATTCAACATGCTCAAGGATATGGATTCCTTAAATTTAGATCAGCGCTTTTACCGCTTGCTAATTTAGGAAGTTCGTTATCATACATTATCATTTTAGCTGGTATCGTATTAACAGCAATGAGTAGTACATTCGGTACAACATTATTATGGGTTGGTATCGTATTTATGTCATTCGCTGTATTATTCTCAATTATTACATTACCAGTTGAATTTGACGCAAGTAAACGGGCAATGCGACAAATTGAAAAATTAAATATCGTTAACCAACAAGAATATAGACATGCTAAAAAAGTATTATCTGCAGCTGCTATGACATACGTTGCAGCAACGGCTGTAGCCGTAGCTGAATTAGCAAGATTTATTCTGATGGCACGTAATAATTAA